The proteins below come from a single Tiliqua scincoides isolate rTilSci1 chromosome 16, rTilSci1.hap2, whole genome shotgun sequence genomic window:
- the PPP6C gene encoding serine/threonine-protein phosphatase 6 catalytic subunit: protein MAPLDLDKYVEIARLCKYLPENDLKRLCDYVCDLLLEESNVQPVSTPVTVCGDIHGQFYDLCELFRTGGQVPDTNYIFMGDFVDRGYYSLETFTYLLALKAKWPDRITLLRGNHESRQITQVYGFYDECQTKYGNANAWRYCTKVFDMLTIAALIDEQILCVHGGLSPDIKTLDQIRTIERNQEIPHKGAFCDLVWSDPEDVDTWAISPRGAGWLFGAKVTNEFVHINNLKLICRAHQLVHEGYKFMFDEKLVTVWSAPNYCYRCGNIASIMVFKDVNTREPKLFRAVPDSERVIPPRTTTPYFL, encoded by the exons ATGGCGCCCCTCGACCTGGACAAGTACGTGGAGATCGCGCGGCTCTGCAAGTACCTGCCCGAGAACGATCTTAAG CGCCTGTGTGATTACGTGTGCGACCTGCTTCTGGAAGAATCCAATGTGCAGCCGGTCTCTACCCCAGTTACAGTCTGCGGGGACATACATGGACAG TTTTATGATTTGTGTGAATTGTTCAGAACCGGAGGCCAAGTTCCGGACACGAACTACATATTTATG GGTGACTTTGTAGACAGAGGATATTACAGCCTTGAGACGTTCACCTACCTTCTTGCTCTGAAAGCCAAGTGGCCGGATCGCATCACCCTCCTGCGTGGAAATCATGAAAGCAGACAGATAACACAAGTATATGGATTTTATG atgAGTGCCAAACCAAATACGGCAATGCTAATGCTTGGAGATATTGCACCAAAGTCTTTGACATGCTCACAATTGCAGCG TTAATAGACGAGCAGATCCTCTGTGTGCATGGGGGCTTGTCTCCAGACATCAAAACACTGGATCAGATCCGGACCATCGAGCGCAACCAAGAGATTCCACACAAAGGAGCTTTCTGTGACCTAGTCTGGTCCGACCCGGAAGATGTCGACACATGGGCCATTAGTCCCCGAGGAGCAGGCTGGCTGTTTGGGGCAAAAGTCACCAACGAG TTTGTCCACATCAACAACCTAAAGCTCATCTGCCGGGCCCACCAGCTGGTGCACGAGGGCTATAAATTCATGTTCGACGAGAAGCTGGTGACGGTCTGGTCTGCTCCGAACTACTGCTATCGCTGCGGAAATATCGCCTCAATCATGGTCTTCAAAGACGTAAACACGCGAGAACCAAAGCTCTTCCGCGCGGTCCCCGACTCAGAACGTGTGATTCCTCCGAGGACCACCACACCGTATTTCCTCTGA